Proteins encoded within one genomic window of Streptomyces sp. NBC_00523:
- a CDS encoding aldo/keto reductase, with translation MRHRTIGELKVSAIGLGAMPLSIEGRPDERHAVATVHAALDAGITLIDTADSYHWYAGERGHNERLVARALRSYGGDTSGVLVATKGGRGRPGDGSWTVNGAPEHLRRAAEESAGRLGVEAIGLYQLHKPDPGVPWADSVGALRDLFDAGTIRAAGISNVTTGQIRAARAILGDALVSVQNQYSPAVRGSEPELRLSERAGLAFLPWSPLGGISRSALDGPSGPASEGTAFHRVAAARGVSPQRVALAWLLARSPAMVPVPGASRPASVQDSALAAELNLDETESALLDEAAGRVSR, from the coding sequence ATGCGTCACCGCACCATCGGAGAGCTGAAGGTCAGTGCCATCGGGCTCGGGGCCATGCCGCTCTCCATCGAGGGACGCCCCGACGAGCGGCATGCCGTGGCCACCGTCCACGCCGCGCTCGACGCGGGCATCACCCTCATCGACACCGCCGACAGCTACCACTGGTACGCCGGTGAGCGGGGCCACAACGAGCGCCTCGTCGCCCGCGCGCTGCGGAGCTACGGCGGCGACACCTCCGGCGTGCTGGTCGCCACCAAGGGCGGGCGCGGACGGCCCGGCGACGGCAGTTGGACCGTCAACGGCGCCCCCGAGCACCTCAGGCGGGCCGCCGAGGAGTCTGCCGGGCGCCTGGGCGTCGAGGCCATCGGCCTCTACCAGTTGCACAAGCCGGACCCCGGGGTGCCGTGGGCGGACTCCGTCGGCGCGCTCCGGGATCTGTTCGACGCCGGTACGATCCGCGCCGCCGGGATCTCCAACGTGACCACCGGGCAGATCCGCGCGGCCCGGGCCATCCTCGGCGACGCCCTGGTCTCCGTACAGAACCAGTACTCGCCCGCCGTGCGGGGCAGTGAGCCCGAGCTCCGGCTGAGCGAACGCGCGGGCCTCGCCTTCCTGCCGTGGAGCCCGCTGGGCGGCATCTCCCGCAGCGCGCTCGACGGCCCGTCTGGGCCGGCCTCCGAAGGCACCGCCTTCCACCGCGTCGCCGCCGCGCGCGGAGTGAGCCCCCAGCGGGTCGCCCTGGCCTGGCTGCTGGCCCGGTCACCGGCGATGGTCCCGGTACCGGGAGCCAGCCGCCCGGCGTCCGTCCAGGACTCGGCGCTCGCTGCCGAACTCAACCTGGACGAGACGGAGTCGGCGCTGCTCGACGAGGCGGCGGGCCGGGTCAGCCGGTGA
- a CDS encoding NAD-dependent epimerase/dehydratase family protein — protein MQRICVIGGSRYFGKLLVQRLLEAGHLVTVVNRGSAPPPPGAEHLVVDRDDEAALTAVLGDRTFDVVVDQVCYTPVQAASAVRVFGGRTARYVMTSTIEVYDPATAALPPVAPGVPVAEGQVDPAGWRVRPDLPWHDAAYLEAHYAEGKRQAEAVFTREGRFAFASVRSAHVLGGGTQEFTGRLAYYVERVGRGEEIAVHREERPTVFIHYAELAGLLHWAATATGFTGPLNACSDGLLDVTGLTAAIAAESGGRAVHRTAAPDEPTGPFSFDRFYAMSNRRAKELGFVFSRTADWLPTAVAEAAAAPAT, from the coding sequence ATGCAAAGGATCTGCGTCATCGGCGGAAGCCGGTACTTCGGAAAGCTTTTGGTCCAACGGCTGCTGGAGGCCGGGCACTTGGTCACGGTCGTGAACCGCGGCTCCGCCCCGCCGCCCCCGGGCGCCGAGCACCTCGTCGTGGACCGTGACGACGAGGCCGCCCTCACCGCCGTGCTCGGGGACCGCACCTTCGACGTGGTCGTCGACCAGGTCTGCTACACCCCGGTCCAGGCCGCGAGCGCCGTCCGCGTCTTCGGGGGCCGCACCGCGCGGTACGTCATGACCTCCACCATCGAGGTCTATGACCCGGCGACGGCCGCGCTGCCGCCCGTCGCCCCCGGCGTCCCCGTGGCCGAGGGACAGGTGGACCCGGCCGGCTGGCGGGTACGGCCGGACCTGCCGTGGCACGACGCGGCGTACCTGGAGGCCCACTACGCCGAGGGCAAGCGGCAGGCCGAGGCGGTGTTCACCCGGGAGGGCCGCTTCGCCTTCGCCTCCGTGCGCAGCGCCCACGTACTCGGCGGCGGCACACAGGAGTTCACGGGCCGCCTGGCGTACTACGTGGAGCGGGTCGGCCGGGGCGAGGAGATCGCCGTACACCGCGAGGAGCGGCCCACTGTCTTCATCCATTACGCGGAGCTGGCCGGGCTGCTCCACTGGGCCGCCACGGCCACCGGCTTCACCGGTCCGCTGAACGCCTGCTCCGACGGCCTGCTCGACGTGACCGGCCTGACCGCCGCCATCGCGGCCGAGAGCGGCGGGCGGGCCGTGCACCGGACCGCCGCCCCGGACGAGCCGACGGGCCCGTTCTCCTTCGACCGGTTCTACGCGATGAGCAACCGCCGTGCGAAGGAGCTGGGTTTCGTCTTCTCCCGTACCGCCGACTGGCTGCCCACCGCCGTCGCCGAAGCGGCCGCCGCCCCCGCCACCTGA
- a CDS encoding LysR family transcriptional regulator yields MIDVQRLRVLRAVAEHGSFNRAAAALRLTPSAVSQQVAALERGLGTQVVSRSTRGVTLTPAGRIMVGAAESVAAELAHAQRQVGELATGRTQLTVATFTSGGRLLLPGALTELTAAHPGTVVHIREYEPEDSLPLVRQGAVDLALAYHFDGPLPGGPGPEWTPLMDDPLHVVLGRHHRLATRDSLDIAELAGEPWVLGCLKTEAYLRRYAGRAGFAPDIRATTTDYFFARSLVAAGMGVSLIPSVALTPDIPGLRTVPVGPPAPARHIGAATLGHPRARVQVTALIRALRKQAAAWRERPAG; encoded by the coding sequence TTGATCGATGTGCAGCGGCTCCGCGTGCTGCGGGCCGTGGCCGAGCACGGCAGCTTCAACCGGGCGGCCGCCGCCCTGCGGCTCACCCCCTCTGCCGTCTCCCAGCAGGTGGCCGCCCTGGAGCGCGGCCTCGGCACCCAGGTCGTGTCGCGCAGTACCCGCGGGGTCACCCTGACCCCGGCGGGCCGGATCATGGTCGGCGCCGCCGAGTCGGTCGCCGCCGAACTCGCCCACGCGCAACGGCAGGTCGGCGAGCTTGCCACGGGCCGGACCCAGCTCACCGTCGCCACCTTCACCAGCGGGGGCCGGCTGCTGCTCCCCGGCGCCCTCACCGAACTGACGGCGGCCCACCCGGGCACGGTCGTCCACATCCGGGAGTACGAGCCCGAGGACAGCCTCCCGCTGGTCCGCCAGGGTGCCGTGGACCTCGCGCTCGCCTACCACTTCGACGGCCCGCTGCCCGGCGGGCCGGGGCCGGAGTGGACCCCGCTCATGGACGACCCGCTGCACGTCGTGCTGGGGCGCCACCACCGCCTCGCTACCCGGGACAGCCTCGACATCGCCGAACTGGCCGGTGAGCCCTGGGTGCTGGGCTGCCTGAAGACGGAGGCGTACCTGCGCCGCTACGCCGGGCGGGCCGGGTTCGCCCCGGACATCCGGGCCACGACGACCGACTACTTCTTCGCCCGGTCGCTGGTCGCCGCGGGCATGGGCGTCTCGCTGATCCCGTCCGTCGCGCTGACCCCGGACATCCCCGGCCTGCGCACCGTCCCGGTCGGCCCTCCGGCCCCGGCCCGGCACATCGGCGCCGCGACGCTCGGCCATCCCCGCGCCCGCGTCCAGGTCACCGCCCTGATCCGGGCACTGCGGAAACAGGCCGCGGCATGGCGGGAGCGGCCCGCCGGCTGA
- a CDS encoding MFS transporter — protein sequence MDAPQPPARTGAVVATLAFAGTVAAVMQTLVTPLIAELPKILDTSSSNAAWVITVTLLVSAVCVPVSGRLGDLLGKRRMLLACSVPLIAGSVVCALSSSVVPMIVGRGLQGMGMGMVPLGIALLRDVVPPEKMSSSIALVSASLGIGGALGLPIASAVAQYASWRVLFWGSAVLAVAICALIWAVIPDVPAGAKGQRFDVPGAIGLAAGLVCLLLAVSKGADWGWASGTTIGLFAAAVVILLAWGLWELRTTDPLVDLRTTARPRVLITNIASLFVGFGMYAGMLIAPQLLQFPEATGYGLGQTMLQAGLWMAPGGIMMMVVSPFGGKLTDARGPKFTLISGVLVIAAAYGLGILLMGSAWGLMLFLMVSSSGVGLAYGAMPALIMSAVPASETAAANGFNTLMRALGTSVGAAVIGAVLAQMTTEAGGYTFTSESGFRTGLVLGCVVALIAVAISAFIPAVRGSATSSDAADTPAAPETAAAKG from the coding sequence ATGGATGCCCCCCAGCCGCCGGCGAGGACAGGCGCCGTCGTCGCCACCCTGGCCTTCGCCGGCACCGTGGCAGCGGTCATGCAGACGCTGGTCACGCCCCTCATCGCGGAACTGCCCAAGATCCTGGACACCTCGTCCTCCAACGCGGCCTGGGTCATCACCGTGACCCTGCTGGTCTCCGCGGTGTGCGTGCCGGTCTCCGGCCGGCTCGGCGACCTGCTCGGCAAGCGGCGGATGCTGCTCGCCTGCTCGGTGCCGCTGATCGCCGGCTCGGTGGTCTGCGCGCTCTCGTCCTCCGTCGTCCCGATGATCGTCGGGCGCGGGCTCCAGGGCATGGGCATGGGCATGGTCCCGCTCGGGATCGCGCTGCTGCGCGACGTGGTGCCGCCGGAGAAGATGAGCTCGTCCATCGCCCTGGTCAGCGCCTCGCTCGGGATCGGCGGCGCGCTCGGCCTGCCGATCGCCTCGGCGGTCGCGCAGTACGCCAGCTGGCGCGTGCTGTTCTGGGGCTCGGCCGTGCTGGCCGTCGCGATCTGCGCGCTGATCTGGGCCGTGATCCCGGACGTCCCGGCGGGCGCCAAGGGGCAGCGCTTCGACGTGCCCGGTGCGATCGGCCTGGCGGCCGGCCTGGTCTGCCTGCTCCTCGCGGTCTCGAAGGGCGCCGACTGGGGCTGGGCCTCCGGGACGACCATCGGCCTGTTCGCCGCCGCCGTGGTGATCCTCCTCGCCTGGGGCCTCTGGGAGCTGCGCACCACGGACCCGCTGGTGGACCTGCGTACCACCGCCCGCCCCCGGGTGCTCATCACCAACATCGCGTCGCTCTTCGTCGGCTTCGGCATGTACGCGGGCATGCTGATCGCGCCCCAGCTGCTCCAGTTCCCCGAGGCCACCGGCTACGGGCTCGGCCAGACGATGCTCCAGGCCGGTCTGTGGATGGCCCCCGGCGGCATCATGATGATGGTCGTCTCCCCGTTCGGCGGGAAGCTCACCGACGCCCGCGGCCCGAAGTTCACCCTGATCTCCGGCGTTCTCGTCATCGCCGCCGCCTACGGCCTGGGCATCCTGCTGATGGGCTCCGCCTGGGGCCTGATGCTGTTCCTCATGGTCAGCAGCAGCGGCGTCGGCCTCGCGTACGGGGCGATGCCCGCCCTCATCATGAGCGCGGTACCGGCCTCCGAGACCGCCGCCGCCAACGGCTTCAACACCCTCATGCGCGCCCTCGGCACCTCGGTCGGCGCCGCCGTGATCGGCGCGGTCCTCGCCCAGATGACCACCGAGGCGGGCGGCTACACCTTCACCTCCGAGTCCGGCTTCCGCACGGGCCTGGTCCTCGGCTGCGTGGTCGCCCTGATCGCGGTCGCGATCTCCGCCTTCATCCCTGCGGTACGGGGCTCCGCCACCTCCTCGGACGCGGCGGACACCCCGGCCGCCCCGGAGACGGCGGCGGCCAAGGGCTGA
- a CDS encoding MarR family winged helix-turn-helix transcriptional regulator, which translates to MPRPTEEVEYEQMLLGRHSLADHRGGRHKYALLDRSAYILLSRLRVQGPMSNGELSDAFGLDASTLNRQTAAVARAGLAERIPDPDGGMARKFRITDAGARLLDAERERVVRSLDQVMHDWPDEDIAAFAGYLKRFNSSIEELSCRPWPRP; encoded by the coding sequence ATGCCCAGGCCCACGGAAGAGGTGGAGTACGAGCAGATGCTGCTCGGCCGCCACAGCCTCGCCGACCACCGCGGCGGACGCCACAAATACGCCCTCCTCGACCGCAGCGCGTACATCCTGCTGAGCCGGCTCCGCGTCCAGGGCCCCATGTCCAACGGCGAACTCAGCGACGCCTTCGGCCTCGACGCCTCCACCCTCAACCGCCAGACCGCCGCCGTGGCCCGCGCCGGGCTCGCCGAACGCATCCCGGACCCCGACGGCGGCATGGCCCGCAAGTTCCGCATCACCGACGCGGGCGCCCGGCTCCTGGACGCGGAACGCGAACGCGTCGTGCGCTCGCTGGACCAGGTCATGCACGACTGGCCCGACGAGGACATCGCGGCCTTCGCCGGCTACCTCAAACGCTTCAACAGCAGCATCGAAGAGCTCTCGTGCCGCCCCTGGCCCCGCCCCTGA
- a CDS encoding cellulose-binding protein, translated as MSSAPGSAYGFVGVRGRGYRPEQVDRFVAELSAERDGAVAQVARLTERVEELAAESARLDEAVARLAPPDYGPLGERALGILALAEEEAGALLGAAREAAQALRDEADAAARALRDAARTDAEAVRAAAESAAGELVAAAESAAGEALEAARTEAAGLREEAESAMAATRSRTASVLAHQEQEHAERQKAAERELADAEAAQAAEHAGLMERAEAELAAARRARAEAEEAARHGQEDAEARAAELIARARVREERVVRETERILREHEEGREEVQAHMAHVRSSLAALTGRVSPAAEPAPEPSQEEDARVPAQERSRG; from the coding sequence ATGAGTTCTGCACCGGGGTCCGCGTACGGGTTCGTCGGTGTACGGGGCCGTGGGTACCGCCCGGAGCAGGTGGACCGCTTCGTGGCGGAGCTGTCGGCCGAGCGGGACGGGGCCGTGGCCCAGGTGGCCCGGCTGACGGAGCGCGTGGAGGAGCTGGCGGCGGAGTCGGCCCGGCTCGACGAGGCCGTGGCGCGGCTGGCTCCGCCGGACTACGGGCCGCTGGGGGAGCGGGCGCTGGGGATCCTGGCGCTGGCGGAGGAGGAGGCCGGGGCGCTCCTGGGCGCGGCGCGCGAGGCGGCGCAGGCGCTCCGGGACGAGGCGGACGCGGCGGCGCGGGCCCTGCGGGACGCGGCGCGCACGGACGCGGAGGCGGTCCGGGCGGCGGCGGAGAGCGCGGCCGGTGAGCTGGTGGCGGCGGCGGAGAGCGCGGCCGGTGAGGCGCTGGAGGCTGCGCGCACGGAGGCGGCGGGGCTGCGCGAGGAGGCGGAGTCCGCGATGGCGGCGACCCGCAGCCGTACCGCGAGCGTGCTGGCGCACCAGGAGCAGGAGCACGCCGAGCGGCAGAAGGCGGCGGAGCGGGAGCTGGCGGACGCCGAGGCGGCGCAGGCGGCGGAGCACGCCGGGCTGATGGAGCGCGCGGAGGCGGAGCTGGCCGCCGCGCGCCGGGCCCGGGCGGAGGCGGAGGAGGCCGCGCGGCACGGCCAGGAGGACGCGGAGGCGCGGGCGGCGGAGCTGATCGCGCGGGCGCGGGTGCGCGAGGAGCGGGTGGTGCGCGAGACCGAGCGCATCCTGCGGGAGCACGAGGAGGGCCGCGAGGAGGTCCAGGCCCACATGGCCCACGTGCGCAGTTCGCTGGCGGCGCTGACGGGCCGGGTGTCCCCGGCGGCGGAGCCCGCGCCGGAGCCCTCGCAGGAGGAGGACGCGCGGGTGCCCGCGCAGGAGCGGTCCCGGGGCTGA
- a CDS encoding SUKH-4 family immunity protein: MVTFAQAQERAEEWVNGDVPAYQHREVCVREFELGFVVWAEDRADGPVSDGGRQRLVIARDSGEATLWPGLPVGEVIRRYEEEYGSQEVPPAAPAPPERVDLNQTSFLLSPPEWLQEAADKLGIPDRRAERDDTPPPAPQAPSSFPPPAPIPSPSTPSQGGSVAYEPTASDGVPASSLQPPVGATPWAGTDVNADSDDAEVALPATVFAPPLSGADDEEGLPPVVPADAPTALMSGGSALPKTAIAPSLGGERPPVPGPPVPGTAVPGPPVPGTAVPGPPVPGQHTPPPAQHTPPPAQRTPPPAQHTPPPGPPGGPGAGDIADAATSKAALPPRAARGNTPPPPPGAPGTPGARPGAPVPPPSGPGAPGAPAGGYVPTQLVSQLGPPGAPQPPGPPTPPPAGGGVHQAATMFADASSGAGIPQPPGPPGVPGAPQPPGPPGVPGAPVGQQPPPPPQGATPPPGPGGVHHAATMLAGPAQTGPGAPQPPGPPGAPVGAPPAYGYPQAPAGQPTVGPGYQAVLRFRAPDGSEQQLIRRSAPGTPHPEWQMLHELRAMNVPPQQVIELHTELESCELPGGYCARMIRETWPQVRITSVAPYGTDHASRQQGMQHLLTHQGELHQVADGPARPAPVRAPLPQMQPAPPVPPEALAEEMMQTFGPQGVLRFDQRAVSRQGVPEIVGRTLVWAGLPADFGPFFWAQPGQPVVPTLAELAAQRQVQPASDAGSYLVMGSDFGRAICVQYGTAHIVAVPVEAGPGGAPVPPQFVNTGLPEFVRCMALLGRMWRLRYGLNPEQAGRWTVDFQAQLVALDAAALASPESWWSVLLEQMWDGLI, translated from the coding sequence ATGGTGACCTTCGCTCAGGCGCAGGAACGCGCTGAGGAGTGGGTGAACGGTGACGTTCCGGCGTACCAGCATCGTGAGGTGTGCGTACGTGAATTCGAACTCGGATTCGTGGTGTGGGCCGAGGACCGTGCGGACGGACCGGTCTCCGACGGTGGCCGTCAGCGGCTGGTGATCGCGCGGGACAGCGGTGAGGCGACGCTGTGGCCCGGGCTGCCGGTCGGTGAGGTGATCCGGCGGTACGAGGAGGAGTACGGCTCGCAGGAAGTGCCGCCGGCCGCTCCGGCGCCGCCCGAGCGGGTGGACCTGAACCAGACGTCGTTCCTGCTGAGTCCGCCGGAATGGCTCCAGGAGGCGGCGGACAAGCTGGGCATCCCGGACCGGCGTGCGGAGCGGGACGACACCCCGCCGCCCGCGCCCCAGGCTCCGTCGTCCTTCCCGCCGCCCGCCCCGATCCCGTCGCCCTCGACGCCCTCGCAGGGCGGTTCGGTGGCGTACGAGCCGACCGCTTCGGACGGCGTACCGGCCTCCTCGCTCCAGCCGCCCGTCGGGGCCACGCCGTGGGCGGGCACCGATGTGAACGCGGACTCGGACGACGCGGAGGTGGCGCTTCCGGCGACGGTGTTCGCGCCGCCGCTGTCGGGCGCCGACGACGAGGAGGGGCTGCCCCCGGTCGTCCCGGCGGACGCTCCGACGGCGCTGATGTCGGGCGGCAGCGCGCTCCCGAAGACCGCGATCGCGCCGAGCCTGGGCGGCGAGCGCCCGCCGGTGCCGGGTCCGCCCGTGCCGGGGACCGCCGTGCCGGGTCCGCCCGTGCCCGGGACCGCCGTGCCCGGTCCGCCGGTCCCGGGGCAGCACACGCCGCCCCCTGCCCAGCACACGCCGCCCCCCGCCCAGCGCACGCCCCCGCCCGCCCAGCACACCCCGCCTCCCGGTCCGCCCGGCGGCCCCGGGGCCGGGGACATCGCCGACGCCGCGACGAGCAAGGCGGCCCTTCCGCCGCGCGCCGCGCGGGGGAACACGCCTCCGCCGCCGCCCGGTGCCCCCGGCACCCCGGGTGCCCGGCCGGGTGCCCCGGTGCCGCCGCCCTCGGGTCCGGGTGCGCCCGGCGCGCCCGCGGGCGGCTATGTGCCGACGCAGCTCGTCTCCCAGCTGGGCCCGCCCGGCGCCCCGCAGCCGCCCGGTCCGCCGACGCCGCCGCCCGCCGGTGGCGGGGTGCACCAGGCGGCCACGATGTTCGCCGACGCGTCGTCCGGCGCGGGCATCCCGCAGCCGCCCGGCCCGCCGGGTGTGCCGGGCGCGCCCCAGCCGCCCGGTCCGCCCGGAGTCCCCGGCGCGCCCGTCGGGCAGCAGCCGCCTCCGCCGCCGCAGGGGGCGACGCCTCCGCCCGGCCCGGGCGGGGTGCATCACGCGGCGACGATGCTCGCGGGTCCGGCGCAGACCGGTCCGGGCGCGCCGCAGCCGCCGGGTCCGCCCGGTGCGCCGGTGGGCGCGCCGCCCGCGTACGGCTATCCGCAGGCGCCGGCCGGTCAGCCGACCGTGGGTCCGGGCTACCAGGCGGTGCTGCGTTTCCGGGCGCCGGACGGCAGCGAGCAGCAGCTGATCCGCCGTTCGGCGCCGGGTACGCCGCACCCGGAGTGGCAGATGCTGCACGAGCTGCGGGCGATGAACGTGCCGCCGCAGCAGGTGATCGAGCTGCACACGGAGCTGGAGTCCTGTGAGCTGCCCGGCGGCTACTGCGCCCGGATGATCCGGGAGACCTGGCCGCAGGTGCGGATCACCTCCGTCGCCCCGTACGGCACGGACCACGCGAGCCGGCAGCAGGGCATGCAGCATCTGCTGACGCATCAGGGTGAGCTGCACCAGGTGGCGGACGGGCCCGCGCGGCCCGCTCCGGTGCGGGCGCCGCTGCCGCAGATGCAGCCCGCGCCGCCGGTGCCGCCGGAGGCGCTGGCCGAGGAGATGATGCAGACCTTCGGTCCGCAGGGTGTCCTCCGCTTCGACCAGCGCGCGGTGTCCCGTCAGGGCGTGCCGGAGATCGTGGGGCGGACCCTGGTGTGGGCGGGGCTGCCCGCCGACTTCGGGCCGTTCTTCTGGGCGCAGCCGGGTCAGCCGGTGGTGCCGACGCTGGCGGAGCTGGCGGCCCAGCGGCAGGTGCAGCCCGCGTCGGACGCGGGGTCGTATCTGGTGATGGGTTCGGACTTCGGCCGGGCGATCTGCGTCCAGTACGGGACCGCGCACATCGTGGCGGTGCCGGTGGAGGCGGGTCCGGGCGGTGCGCCGGTGCCGCCGCAGTTCGTGAACACGGGGCTGCCCGAGTTCGTGCGCTGCATGGCGCTGCTGGGCCGGATGTGGCGGCTGCGGTACGGGCTGAACCCGGAGCAGGCGGGCCGCTGGACGGTGGACTTCCAGGCGCAGCTGGTGGCGCTGGACGCGGCGGCGCTGGCGTCGCCGGAGAGCTGGTGGTCGGTGCTCCTGGAACAGATGTGGGACGGGCTGATCTGA
- a CDS encoding SMI1/KNR4 family protein, whose amino-acid sequence MTTGRLGQQAAPPNAAYAGQLVHFPDPVRASRHPRGVRMDENGCPDFSPYARAAAEIAEPPQGFGVDELRLTDYVSANAALAEAGHELWDTIPPVATPHGWTWHHVPGGRRMELIPVEVKALLRHHGGLASTEVDQDKRGTRPLQETRPAHFRLPKGAVAVTEQQILGVEEDLGYRLPGAYRSFLKAAGGSAPVGTALDAELGLLIDQPFFTVREEAAVNDLVYVNKCLRDHLTKDYLGVAFVQGGLLAVKVRGAALGSVWFCAYDDVRDRDGWTVQERVDRLLLPCGEDFDAFLQRLAGNPPELETVANLMVDGGFAQAVPVEG is encoded by the coding sequence ATGACGACAGGTCGGCTCGGGCAGCAAGCCGCGCCACCGAACGCGGCCTACGCCGGGCAGCTCGTGCACTTCCCGGACCCGGTCCGGGCGTCCCGGCACCCCAGAGGGGTGCGGATGGACGAGAACGGCTGTCCGGACTTCTCGCCGTACGCGCGCGCCGCGGCGGAGATCGCGGAGCCTCCGCAGGGTTTCGGTGTGGACGAGCTGCGGCTCACGGACTACGTGTCCGCGAACGCGGCGCTGGCCGAGGCCGGGCACGAGCTGTGGGACACGATCCCGCCGGTCGCGACGCCGCACGGCTGGACCTGGCACCACGTGCCGGGCGGCCGCCGGATGGAGCTGATCCCGGTCGAGGTGAAGGCGCTGCTGCGCCACCACGGCGGGCTGGCGTCCACGGAGGTCGACCAGGACAAGCGGGGCACGCGCCCGCTCCAGGAGACGCGCCCCGCGCACTTCCGGCTGCCCAAGGGCGCCGTGGCGGTGACCGAGCAGCAGATCCTGGGTGTCGAGGAGGACCTCGGCTACCGGCTGCCGGGCGCGTACCGCTCGTTCCTGAAGGCGGCCGGCGGTTCGGCCCCGGTGGGCACGGCGCTCGACGCGGAGCTGGGTCTCCTGATCGACCAGCCGTTCTTCACGGTGCGCGAGGAGGCCGCCGTGAACGACCTGGTGTACGTCAACAAGTGCCTGCGTGACCACCTGACGAAGGACTACCTCGGGGTGGCCTTCGTGCAGGGCGGTCTGCTCGCGGTGAAGGTGCGCGGCGCGGCCCTGGGTTCGGTGTGGTTCTGCGCGTACGACGACGTCCGGGACCGTGACGGCTGGACGGTGCAGGAGCGGGTGGACCGGCTGCTGCTGCCGTGCGGTGAGGACTTCGACGCGTTCCTCCAGCGGCTGGCGGGCAATCCGCCGGAGCTGGAGACGGTGGCGAACCTGATGGTGGACGGCGGCTTCGCGCAGGCCGTCCCGGTGGAGGGGTGA
- a CDS encoding YwqJ-related putative deaminase has product MHTAHSAQTVTTGDPRLSWSSTEKGPAPRLGQRRDGILPAVAAALSVRGETLTCTAGKGDQPPVLHHLVQDFLDTLPSAQRERFTGRCPEAILLSRHLTAAEAGRSKRAQRKPLTNGEARRALKHARLTARRIREDGDPLHGTYAAPCRSCAVMLAHFGVRPVDLAASGAATTAEKS; this is encoded by the coding sequence ATGCACACCGCACACTCTGCACAGACCGTCACGACCGGGGACCCACGACTCAGCTGGAGCAGCACCGAGAAGGGCCCCGCGCCCCGGCTCGGCCAGCGCCGCGACGGCATCCTGCCCGCCGTCGCCGCCGCCCTGTCCGTACGGGGCGAAACACTCACCTGCACCGCCGGCAAGGGCGACCAGCCGCCGGTCCTGCACCACCTCGTCCAGGACTTCCTGGACACCCTCCCCAGCGCGCAGCGCGAACGGTTCACCGGCCGCTGCCCCGAGGCCATACTCCTCTCCCGGCACCTCACCGCCGCCGAGGCCGGGCGCTCCAAGCGCGCCCAGCGCAAGCCCCTCACCAACGGCGAGGCCCGCCGCGCTCTGAAGCACGCCCGGCTCACCGCCCGCCGCATCCGCGAGGACGGCGACCCGCTGCACGGCACCTACGCGGCACCCTGCCGCTCCTGTGCCGTCATGCTCGCCCACTTCGGCGTGCGCCCGGTCGACCTCGCCGCGAGCGGCGCGGCCACCACCGCAGAGAAGAGCTGA
- a CDS encoding SUKH-3 domain-containing protein, which yields MHDRTDLPRQTGPDRQSATRFPVAVDAALRHAGWAPGRWDIRQAEEWADALRSHASPAGHQHAVFPAAVEAWAEFGGLHITATAPGRQIAPPAVRIDPLSGLHLARTLGDLGRALATEVAPLGEEGDGQAVLAIDLAGRVYSIDHTGDWYLGQDIDTALATLVTGLQPERLVSG from the coding sequence ATGCACGACCGCACCGACCTGCCCCGGCAGACCGGCCCCGACCGCCAGTCCGCCACCCGCTTCCCCGTCGCCGTCGACGCCGCCCTGCGGCACGCCGGCTGGGCGCCCGGCCGCTGGGACATCCGCCAGGCCGAGGAGTGGGCCGACGCCCTGCGCTCGCACGCCTCGCCCGCCGGGCACCAGCACGCCGTCTTCCCGGCGGCGGTCGAGGCGTGGGCCGAGTTCGGCGGCCTCCACATCACCGCCACCGCGCCGGGGCGCCAGATCGCGCCGCCGGCCGTCCGCATCGACCCGCTCAGCGGGCTGCACCTCGCCCGCACCCTGGGCGACCTCGGCCGCGCGCTGGCGACCGAGGTGGCGCCGCTCGGCGAGGAGGGCGACGGGCAGGCCGTCCTGGCGATCGACCTGGCCGGGCGGGTGTACTCCATCGACCACACCGGGGACTGGTACCTCGGCCAGGACATCGACACGGCGCTGGCGACGCTGGTGACGGGGTTGCAGCCGGAGCGGTTGGTTTCGGGCTGA